A stretch of DNA from Danio rerio strain Tuebingen ecotype United States chromosome 10, GRCz12tu, whole genome shotgun sequence:
GTTTGTGTTcggtgtggtcagagatacatttggtaaatctttcattttgagctctgaaaatgatgtgaaataaaaactaattgtgatACTATGTAACCaggacccatttgctcatgattattgagcaagcacatacacgacacacaaaaagtgaaataaattagGAGGCATGTGGAGATAACACAAAATCTTTGAATGAAAAACATTTTAGCATGTCAgagtcatgtctttaaaatatagatttttctaACAATAAAAGTGtcgctagtgaaaatggcgagtggctagtagtATTGGAAAACTACTACCACAGTGGctagtgatcaaaaaagttaatgtcaagcccatATAGCCACTAAGTTAAAACGTGGCCTTAATTACTAGATCCATTAGCTAACAACAGGCTATCAATTGTTTTGATTAAAGTTAGCCCAATCTACATTTTGGATTTAAgttgaaaataaaaagttatgAGCAGTCTATGTTACGAGCAAATAACATGTGGCTATCTTTTTAAGACTAGCCTAAGTGCTTTATGCAACTGCCGTCTGGTGAATTCAATACAAGCTCTGAATCTACTGTGTGAAATGAAATGTGTCTAAATGTTTTAAAGCTTCATGATGCAGTGTTTTGAAAGTGCCAATACCTAACCAATGTAACCCAACACCTGAGTTACGTCAGCACAAAATGAAGTTTGTTTCAGGGCAgagcatttaaaatatatatgtaaaacacAGCAAACACTTCAGTTTCAAGTCAGATCTGATTAGAAACTGACATTTCCGTTACCTGTGGTGGTGCTGTCTTTCTGTGTCGTAACAGAGGGGACTGTTATTCTGCTGGTCTCTGGATCTGGACTTGtgcttgttttgtttgtatgAGTGGTGTTTGTGGATTGTACAGCGCTTGTATGTAATGTTGATGCAGTGTCAGCAGGTGGTGCTAAAGAGCTGCCAGTGAGAGCAGTGTGATGGATGGTGTTTCGGGGTTGTGTGTTTGTCACAGTAGTATTTGGTTTTGAAGTGCTGGTGAGGATGGGATCAGATTTAGTTGTTGTTTTGCTGTCAGTAGCACCGCTGctgctccaggatttcatctccAGGGTGGTAAAGCTGCTCTGATGTTCAGTGGTTTTTAACGGAAGACAAGTTGTAATTTCTTCAACAGCAATTAccatggggaaaaaaacaaacaaatatataatgtaaGGTAGTACATATTACAATTTGTACATTGTTCAAATAAATGAACCACATaacattctaaaataaataatatatgtacACAATAATATATTCGCTGTTTCCCaaggaggcacaccaacagtacatattttggatgtctcccttatctgatcCATTAACTTCAGGTTAATGGAGTGTCTACTAATGTTCTTATGAGTTGATTCAAGTGTGTTTAAATAGGAAGAGGAGCAAAATGTGTAGTGTTGGTGTGCcattaggaacagggttgggaaacactgatctactttgaatcaatttaattaaaacaagtcaTTTCAATTTATATTGGATTAAAACATCAACTTGaattttgtttgattaaaaaataagtttaaacaaggttaacatttattattaaggtAAAGTAGCCTAAAACATATTGGGTTATTACTTATTGTTCCAATAATTTCTTACAGTGTTATTGTTGATGTTCATTCATTAGCTCCATTAGATAATATTAactgaattgattttaaaataaaatgagtaaattCGAAATCAAGAttaaataagatatataaatgtaaataaaaacttaaaaatcaaTACTGCATAATAAAATATTGGTGTACGTTTTGTCAATGTTATTAATTCAATTAACAGTCCCACTttttattaagtgtccttaactaatatgtacttaaacTGAAATTAACCATTTGCTACAATGTACTTTTTGTGCAAATATGTGTTTTTACATTGAACTTATGATTTCCTAAATACACGCAAGTACATCTGTAATTAATCtctgtaattacatttacaattacaCACTTGACCATCCCTTTTTAACCCATCCTTAAAACTACCCATACCACAGATCCTGTTCCGAACTCTACCCATATCACACATCATTaccaccagaagtgttctgcaatacattatgaacgaaataagtacattgtatttacattttgatgcaagtacatagtagttaaggacacttaacaTAAAACGGGacctaatataatattttttataataaattatttttgtagGACTATCAATCCAACCAGTATGTTTCCCTGCCTAAAtagataattatattatattatagtcatTACTAATGAATGACTAAccatatgcatttttattaaggtcattcagtttattttctgtttaacggttttTCACATGGGCACGGCTGGCTGCTTACAATATAAATGATTTCAGGTTTTAACATCCTTGTGGAGACATTACATTTGCACAGTGTTGGCAaaactggacacacacacacacacacagacaaataccCAACAAACAATGAGTCCTGGAGGGCCTTAAATTAGGGAAATTGATCAATTAACTCCTTTTCCACAATTAATTTATCCCCAAGAGCTTCAGTGGTTTTTCCactgtttgcattttattgtttattattcacTGTTAATAAGCTGGCATCTCAACGAAAGGAATTTTAAATTGTCCTATTGTtgcaataaaaaacaacaacaacaatgtacCTTCTCTTTGCTTGGGAAGAACATGGATATAAACCTCGTTGTTTATCTGGAGCTTCTTGTTCTGAAAGACAGCTGTCAGTTTGTATATTCCTGACTGTTCAGACTTCACAGAAGTCAGAGccaaagtgtgtgagagagacagtGTTTCGTCcccctaaaaaaaagaaaaataccacACTGACATGTAAAACAAACTAAAGCAGGtaatacaaatgctctattcaaAGCAATGCTGCctaattatttaatttcagtcTCTTAATATTTCTTAATATAATCTTACCCTCATCCATTCATACAGCAAGTTCTGAGATGCATTTGCGATACATGAAATCACCGCATCTTCACCAACACTGATGTTTAAAGAGCTGCTCAGGTTACACACAATGTCATCAAGAtctgtttggggaaaaaaaaggaataataaaGGTACAGtgtaggtcagaattattagccctctttaatTATTAGTCTactgtataataatatttttttatcttattttctgtttatctgaaacatttatttattaaatttaccaaatctctaaacataatagtttgaatagctaatttttaataacagttttttttttatatttgccacgatgacagtacatgatattttactagatatttttcaagatacctcaaattcagcttaaagtgcaatttaaaggtctcactaggttaattgggcaaggaattgtataacaatagtttgttctgtagaaaacaAATTCCTAATAATAatgaacttaattttttttttatttaaaagctgcttttattcaagccgaaataaatcaaataagactttctctagaagaaaaaaatattataggaaatactattaatattattagtattagaaatactaaataatattattgggaaatgtttgaaaaaggaaaaaaagaattcacagaagggctaatcattGTGTATATTCAAGAATACATTTCAAAGATTCAGTAGATCTGTATTATTAAAAGGAACACTCACAATTCACAGTCAGTTCCATAGTGGCATTGAGACCTTGGCGATTTTGTTCTTGTGAGTCCCATTCAGGTAAGCAGATGTACAGATCACTGTTTTTTCTTGTGACGTTTGGTAAAATAAACTCTCCATTCAAACTGTTCTTCGAGAAAAGCTCATCCTGATGAAGAGATGGAGATCAGTGCAGAGCCTTATAAAATGTGGAACAGAGAAATGTCTATTTTCATTTGACTCACCTTTGACCGTTTCAGTTTATACCGGAGTGGTGGAGGACTTGCTGAACATGTTAATTTCACCTCGTCCCCTTCTTTATAGAAGTCGTATGAAGCCAACATCTTCACTGATGCTGGAAGCTCTGGATGAAAAGAAAGATTATGCTTGCtcactttacattttaaatggaCTATATGCGCTCACAGGACGCTTGTTTCTGCCACAGATAAAAACAAGTAAAAGGGTaattgagcaattccagcattacgGATGTGACATTTACAGGAGAAACTTGAAAATTAAATTCACAGCAAATGTATATGTaacagtacactacctgacaaaagccctgtcgcatatccaagttttaggaacaacaaataacttgacttctagttgatcatctggtttcagaagtggcttatatgaaaggcaaaggcctctagactaggcttattttaccaaaataaaatatgatcatggcttgatttttaattatttaattattcgcTTAATAATGTTCAATTCTAGTGACTGggatggccaatcctggagcaccttgaccttctatgctttcaggaactttgatgtagaggctgaagtatgagaaggagcaccatcctgctgaagaatttgccctcttctgtggtttgtaatgtaatgggcagcacaaatgtcttgatacctcaggctgttgatgttgccatccactatgCAGACCACTTGCACGCCCCCAAACTAAATGTAACTCTGaacctttttttttccttcacaaaacttcactgatttctgtgagaatattcactccatgtgggttccaataagtTTTCTGCAGCTCAACAGATCAAATTTCTAAATAATCAATAAGAATACAAGTTttaatttgttgcttttacaactgggatcgacgacaagacttttgtcaggtactgtatATTGAAATATCTGTATTGAAACACATTTTCTAATACAACCACAGAGAGATCATAAAAATTTCAATCTGtaaatttgttatatattttaagtgagggaaataaacatgcattatgggtGTGACCATaaatgcatttagtaaaaattCTGTGAATAGCACAacctgcacaacccaaaataaaaaatacttatcaAAAAGATAAAAGTTGGCTCTAaacaaaaattatgtattttatttaatttttggattTATGAGGAAATCGCTTTTAGATGGATGTCTGTTACTGATGTGACAGATGTAAAACTGACTCTTGTGTgtctagtaaataaaataaaataattgaaaaccCTTGAcagattttaaagtaatttttacagtactgtaaaacaaGTTTGCACAAACAACTTGGAAAGGAAttctctattttggtgaaaactttttttttttttttcaaggcaaggttgacatttgcatggaattgctcaattGCAACTTTTTTATGCAATTCAGAGCCAAACCTCACAATTCTGATTTATATCCTAACAATTCAGAATATCATGAAATTCAGCACATTTTGGATGAATAAACTAAACGTGGTGCTGTACACTTGAATTAAACGTGATGTGGACATGTGTCTGTGAATAATAAACTGCAAATAGACTTTTtcaatataaaatgatatataaatatgCTGTCTAGTGTGACACTTGTCATTCCACTATCTtatgatgactacttccagcaggataacaccccatgtcataaagcgcgaatcatcttagactgatttcttgaacatgccaatgagttcactgtactcaaatggcctccacagtcaccagatcccaagCCAATAGAGctttggatgtggtggaactggagattcgcatcatggatgtgcagccaacaaatctgcatcaACTGTAAGATgatatcatgttaatatggaccaaaatctctgaggaatatttcctctaccttgttgaatctatgccatgacccggcactagtaaggtgcacctaataaagtggctagtgagtgtaGTAGTAGAAGTTCCTATAGTAAACAGTGAGTAGTTTTACCTGACACTTGAAGCTTTGAACTTTTTTTAATTGAGCCATTAGGAAAGGAAGTAATTTCGCAAACATAGTTTCCACTGTCTTCCACTGTAACATTATACAGGGTCAGGATGGAGCCCAGTAGTTTCCCAGTTTTTGGACTGGTCACCACTTTTAGAAGAGAATCAGCTTTAAAGTAAATTGCATCCAGACTCGGATGAAACACGACAATCTTCTGCTCGATCTTCTCATTTGAAATTTGCTGTTTACTCCATTCCAACTGAATGACTGTGATAGCATGCTCCTCTCCCACAATGCATTGCAGGCTGACATTCTGTCCCTCTACAGCAGTTGCAGACACGTTATGTTGTACAAGCACTCCATACGTTCCTGATAAACCAATATAAAGAGACATAATCAACATCTTACATTAAACCACAGATTACATCATTGGATATATGTATTGATTTCTAAGATGACTTATTGACAAGAAAACTTTTCAAATTTTAGccattggaaaaaaaacaaattaaggcCAAGAAAGATTGACAGGTTGAATGTAATGATTGTGAAATTGTGTGCTGCAGTTAGTATGAAAAAAAGAAACCATTAGATTTTCCTTTAACTTTAAATGTGTGCATGTCATTTACATTTTGAACTGTACAGTGGAGACCAAAATTAGACCATTTGAAGGCACTTGATTTTATTTTCCAGAATTTTTTTGTCTTGACTTCAAAAATTTGGGTTATTTAGTTGGGTTATTTAGATAAAGATCACTAGTCTTTAACAAGTGAACACTAGTGTCTAACAGAGATCACTTGTCTCAAACAgatatcactagtctctcacaggtgaACACTAGCCTCTAACAGATATCGCTCGCCTCTCACAGGTGAACACTAATCTTTAATAGAGATCACTAGTGTCTCACAGGTGTACACTAGTCTCTAACAGAGATCAATAGTCTCACAGGTAAACACAACACTTTAACAGAgaccactagtctctcacagatgAACACTAGTCTGTAACAGAGATCACTATTCTCTCACAGATGAACACTAGTTTCTAACAGACATCACTGTTCTCTCACAGGTGAACACAAGTCTCTAACAGAGATCACTAGTCCCTCACAGATGAACACTAGTCTCTAACAGAGATCACTATTCTCTCACAGATGAACACTAGTCTCTAAAAGAGATCACTAGTTTCTCACATGTAAACACTAGTCTCTAAAAGAGATCACTagtttctcacaggtgaacactAGTCTCTAAAAGAGATCAATAGTCTCTCACAGGTGAAAACTAGTTTCTCAGAGGTGAACACTAGCATCTAACAGAAAACACTAGCCTCTCACAGGTGAACACAAGTCTCTAACAGAGATCACTAGTCCCTCACAGATGAACACTAGTCTCTAACAGAGATCACTATTCTCTCACATGTAAACACTAGTCTCTAAAAGAGATCACTagtttctcacaggtgaacactAATCTTTAACAGAGATCACTAGTGTCTCACAGGTGTACACTAGTCTCTAACAGAGATCAATAGTCTCACAGGTGAACACAACACTTTAACAGAgaccactagtctctcacaggtgaACACTAGTCTCTAACAGAGATCCCTAGTCTCTCACAGATGAACACTAGTCTGTAACAGAGATCACTATTCTCTCACAGATGAACACTAGTTTCTAACAGAGATCACTATTCTCTCACAGGTGAACACAAGTCTCTAACAGAGATCACTAGTCCCTCACAGATGAACACTAGTCTCTAACAGAGATCACTATTCTCTCACATGTAAACACTAGTCTCTAAAAGAGATCACTagtttctcacaggtgaacactAGTCTCTAAAAGAGATCAATAGTCTCTCACAGGTGAAAACTAGTTTCTCAGAGGTGAACACTAGCATCTAACAGAGAACACTAGCCTCTCACAGGAGGATCCTACTCTCTGACAGAGATCACTAGTCTCTAACAAATATCACTAGTTTCCCACAGGAGAACACTAATCTCTCACAGGTGAACACTTGACTCTCACAGGCGAACACTAGTCTCTAACAGagatcactagtctctcaaaggTGAACACTAGCCTCTCACAGGAGAACACTACTCTCTGACAGAGATAACTAGTCTCT
This window harbors:
- the si:ch1073-15f19.2 gene encoding uncharacterized protein si:ch1073-15f19.2 isoform X2 gives rise to the protein MNWFMAEAAFRLSKEHKATSWERLENENKEAHKDLEPLEGTYGVLVQHNVSATAVEGQNVSLQCIVGEEHAITVIQLEWSKQQISNEKIEQKIVVFHPSLDAIYFKADSLLKVVTSPKTGKLLGSILTLYNVTVEDSGNYVCEITSFPNGSIKKSSKLQVSELPASVKMLASYDFYKEGDEVKLTCSASPPPLRYKLKRSKDELFSKNSLNGEFILPNVTRKNSDLYICLPEWDSQEQNRQGLNATMELTVNYLDDIVCNLSSSLNISVGEDAVISCIANASQNLLYEWMRGDETLSLSHTLALTSVKSEQSGIYKLTAVFQNKKLQINNEVYIHVLPKQREEITTCLPLKTTEHQSSFTTLEMKSWSSSGATDSKTTTKSDPILTSTSKPNTTVTNTQPRNTIHHTALTGSSLAPPADTASTLHTSAVQSTNTTHTNKTSTSPDPETSRITVPSVTTQKDSTTTGSKSKAFVAVPIVLILLVLIVLLYGRYRNQKKMDRPPPFKPPPPPVKYTSVRNPDIRMTDILV
- the si:ch1073-15f19.2 gene encoding uncharacterized protein si:ch1073-15f19.2 isoform X1 encodes the protein MKNERKECLLCASIKVFPLQLIKPITTWLCCLLVQILWPISRTYGVLVQHNVSATAVEGQNVSLQCIVGEEHAITVIQLEWSKQQISNEKIEQKIVVFHPSLDAIYFKADSLLKVVTSPKTGKLLGSILTLYNVTVEDSGNYVCEITSFPNGSIKKSSKLQVSELPASVKMLASYDFYKEGDEVKLTCSASPPPLRYKLKRSKDELFSKNSLNGEFILPNVTRKNSDLYICLPEWDSQEQNRQGLNATMELTVNYLDDIVCNLSSSLNISVGEDAVISCIANASQNLLYEWMRGDETLSLSHTLALTSVKSEQSGIYKLTAVFQNKKLQINNEVYIHVLPKQREEITTCLPLKTTEHQSSFTTLEMKSWSSSGATDSKTTTKSDPILTSTSKPNTTVTNTQPRNTIHHTALTGSSLAPPADTASTLHTSAVQSTNTTHTNKTSTSPDPETSRITVPSVTTQKDSTTTGSKSKAFVAVPIVLILLVLIVLLYGRYRNQKKMDRPPPFKPPPPPVKYTSVRNPDIRMTDILV
- the si:ch1073-15f19.2 gene encoding uncharacterized protein si:ch1073-15f19.2 isoform X3; the encoded protein is MDLLIIATISKFLLFLWLIRGTYGVLVQHNVSATAVEGQNVSLQCIVGEEHAITVIQLEWSKQQISNEKIEQKIVVFHPSLDAIYFKADSLLKVVTSPKTGKLLGSILTLYNVTVEDSGNYVCEITSFPNGSIKKSSKLQVSELPASVKMLASYDFYKEGDEVKLTCSASPPPLRYKLKRSKDELFSKNSLNGEFILPNVTRKNSDLYICLPEWDSQEQNRQGLNATMELTVNYLDDIVCNLSSSLNISVGEDAVISCIANASQNLLYEWMRGDETLSLSHTLALTSVKSEQSGIYKLTAVFQNKKLQINNEVYIHVLPKQREEITTCLPLKTTEHQSSFTTLEMKSWSSSGATDSKTTTKSDPILTSTSKPNTTVTNTQPRNTIHHTALTGSSLAPPADTASTLHTSAVQSTNTTHTNKTSTSPDPETSRITVPSVTTQKDSTTTGSKSKAFVAVPIVLILLVLIVLLYGRYRNQKKMDRPPPFKPPPPPVKYTSVRNPDIRMTDILV
- the si:ch1073-15f19.2 gene encoding uncharacterized protein si:ch1073-15f19.2 isoform X4, giving the protein MLASYDFYKEGDEVKLTCSASPPPLRYKLKRSKDELFSKNSLNGEFILPNVTRKNSDLYICLPEWDSQEQNRQGLNATMELTVNYLDDIVCNLSSSLNISVGEDAVISCIANASQNLLYEWMRGDETLSLSHTLALTSVKSEQSGIYKLTAVFQNKKLQINNEVYIHVLPKQREEITTCLPLKTTEHQSSFTTLEMKSWSSSGATDSKTTTKSDPILTSTSKPNTTVTNTQPRNTIHHTALTGSSLAPPADTASTLHTSAVQSTNTTHTNKTSTSPDPETSRITVPSVTTQKDSTTTGSKSKAFVAVPIVLILLVLIVLLYGRYRNQKKMDRPPPFKPPPPPVKYTSVRNPDIRMTDILV